The nucleotide window TGCTTTGGCAGCGAAGTCGGCATGGAGGCGTATATCGAGGCGCGTCCCGACGTCTTTTTCACCGGCAACGACGGCAGCCTGCGCTCGAACCGCGTGCTCTGCCAACTGGCCGGGCAATACGGAGTCGATCTGTTCATCGGCTCGACCTTGCAGATCGATGCCGACGCGAATTCGTCGACCGTCACGCGCGGGCGGCTTGCCGGTTTCGGCGGTGCGCCGAACATGGGCCACGATCCGCGCGGCCGGCGTCATTCGAGCGAAGCGTGGCTCAAGCTGCTGCGCGACGAGGGTCCGGTGTCGCGCGGCCACAAGCTGGTCGTGCAGATGGCCGAGACCTACAAGAAAGGCGGCGAGCCGACCTTCGTCGATGAACTCGACGCCGTCGCCGTCGGCGCGAAAAGCGGCATGCCGATCGCGCCCGTCATGATCTACGGCGACGACGTCAGCCATGTGGTCACCGAGGAAGGCATCGCACATCTGCACAAGGCCGAAGGCATCGACGAGCGGCGCGCGGCAATCGCCGCCGTGGCCGGCGTGACGCCGATCGGGCTGCGCGCCAAACCGGAGAAAACGGCGGAGTTGCGCCGGCGCGGCATCGTCGCGTATCCCGAGGATCTCGGCATTCGGCGTGGCGAGGCCAAGCGCTCGCTGCTGGCGGCACGCAGCATCGACGATCTGGTGACATGGTCGGGCGGCCTGTACGAGCCGCCGGCGCGCTTCAGGAGCTGGTGAGCATGGCGGCCGCTGCTTTGCTCGCGCGAGAACAGGCGCAAGCACCGTCTGCTCGCAGTGTGCGCGCGACGCCGGTCCATCCGCGCGTCGACGTTGCCGGATCTGCTGGACTTGCCGACGCTGGCGAAGTCGCCGTGGCTGGCGGAGTCGTTAGAGTCGCTGACGCCACCAGCGGTTTGCACGATACTGCCCGCGCCACCCACATCGCTTCCACGCTTTCCGACGCGCAACTCGCCCGTTACGCGATCACCGCGCTGATCGACGAAGCCCAACTCACGCCGAAGCCCGCGCTGGTCGACCGGCGCGGCAGCGGCGCGCATCGCGACCTCGATCTCGACACCATGCTGCGCTCGGCGCGCGCGCTCGAGCCGACCTTCGCGGCGCTCGCGCGCGCGGCGCGCCACCGCGGCGAACCGTCCGCGTTGTTGCGCACCGAACTCGCGCAGATCGGCCGCGCCGGCGAACTCGACATGCTGCACGCGACGGGCGGCAGCAACGCGCATCGCGGCGCGATCTGGATCGTCGGCCTGCTGGTCGCGGGCGCTGCGCTGCCCACGACTGCC belongs to Paraburkholderia sp. FT54 and includes:
- a CDS encoding triphosphoribosyl-dephospho-CoA synthase, whose product is MAAAALLAREQAQAPSARSVRATPVHPRVDVAGSAGLADAGEVAVAGGVVRVADATSGLHDTARATHIASTLSDAQLARYAITALIDEAQLTPKPALVDRRGSGAHRDLDLDTMLRSARALEPTFAALARAARHRGEPSALLRTELAQIGRAGELDMLHATGGSNAHRGAIWIVGLLVAGAALPTTATYASASRICTRAAQIACFPDRFAAPSDSHGERARQRFQVGGARREAQDGFPHVVDIGLPALLAAREQGIDENAARIDALLSIIATLDDTCLLHRAGLPGLHAGQHGAQRVRDAGGSSTPAGRAALTALEHDLLTLNASPGGAADLLAATLFLDMLAHHNADRSPDSWNI